A portion of the Citrobacter rodentium NBRC 105723 = DSM 16636 genome contains these proteins:
- a CDS encoding porin — MTIKTTALAASIGAIVALAPFASQAEITVLKQDPQAGNPLSRLNFTVGGSIRPQFQNMTGDDGANGYKRNGFDGGTRFRFAADYYLFDDISWISYYELGVNIPAQFNWDNHYAEGAHDTTRRMLYTGLKSNTWGTLTFGQQNSVYYDVVGAKTDIWDYDMIGQAPGNGINGDYDGSYRSRKMLKYKKTVGDVDLFASYLFSDDYNANNGLNYKRKGGGSLGADYHITDDLSWGTAWNYTRAEMRGNGNKTYDQNIVGTALSWTPDNWTLSMGGGWYQNFMTTKKVSVNDYFAGDAWGLEYFAGYTFPINQYAVKSIQPYFMGDRIEYVNGRDYLRTDNGVGISFQLDYGFRVDYEHVFTSSTDNLGDMNLVRLRYDF; from the coding sequence ATGACTATAAAAACAACAGCGCTGGCGGCATCGATCGGCGCGATAGTGGCACTGGCACCTTTCGCTTCTCAGGCGGAAATCACTGTTCTGAAACAAGATCCACAGGCGGGCAACCCGCTGAGCCGTCTTAATTTCACCGTGGGCGGGAGTATTCGTCCTCAGTTCCAGAATATGACCGGCGATGACGGCGCAAACGGCTATAAGCGTAACGGCTTCGACGGCGGCACCCGCTTCCGTTTTGCGGCTGATTACTATCTGTTTGATGACATCAGTTGGATCAGCTACTACGAACTGGGCGTCAACATTCCGGCGCAGTTCAACTGGGATAACCACTATGCTGAAGGCGCCCACGATACCACCCGCCGTATGCTGTACACCGGTCTGAAAAGCAATACCTGGGGTACGCTGACCTTCGGTCAACAAAACAGCGTCTATTACGATGTGGTGGGCGCAAAAACCGATATCTGGGACTATGACATGATTGGTCAGGCGCCGGGTAACGGGATCAATGGCGACTATGATGGCTCATATCGCTCTCGTAAGATGCTGAAATATAAGAAAACCGTCGGCGACGTCGATCTCTTCGCTTCTTATCTGTTCAGCGATGACTACAACGCCAACAATGGTCTGAACTATAAGCGTAAAGGCGGCGGCTCTCTGGGCGCGGATTATCATATTACGGACGATCTGAGCTGGGGTACGGCGTGGAACTACACCCGCGCGGAAATGCGCGGCAATGGTAATAAGACTTACGATCAGAACATCGTCGGTACGGCGCTGAGCTGGACGCCGGATAACTGGACCCTCTCTATGGGCGGCGGCTGGTATCAGAACTTCATGACCACCAAAAAAGTGTCAGTAAACGATTACTTTGCCGGTGACGCATGGGGTCTGGAATACTTTGCGGGCTATACCTTCCCGATCAACCAGTACGCGGTGAAATCCATTCAGCCGTACTTTATGGGCGACCGTATTGAATACGTCAATGGACGTGATTACCTGCGTACCGACAACGGCGTGGGCATCAGCTTCCAGCTGGATTACGGTTTCCGCGTTGATTACGAACACGTGTTCACCTCCAGCACCGACAACCTGGGCGACATGAACCTGGTGCGTCTGCGTTACGACTTCTGA
- the ybbP gene encoding putative ABC transporter permease subunit YbbP, with amino-acid sequence MIARWFWREWRSPSLLIVWLALSLAVACVLALGNISDRMEKGLSQQSRDFMAGDRALRSSRVVPQAWIDEARQRGLKVGEQLSFATMTFAGDTPQLANVKAVDEVYPMYGELETRPPGLKPQPGSVLLAPRLMALLNLKPGDTIDVGDATLRIAGEVVQEPDSGFNPFQMAPRLMMNIADVEKTGAVQPGSRVTWRYKFGGTPQQLDGYEKWLLPQLKPEHRWYGLEQDEGALGKSLERSQQFLLLSALLTLLLAVAAVAVAMSHYCRSRYDLVAILKTLGAGRAQLRRLIVGQWLMVLALSGVTGGAMGLLFEKVLMVLLKPVLPSALPPASLWPWLWALGTMLVISLLVGLRPYRLLLATQPLRVLRRDVVANVWPLKFYLPVVSVVVVLLLAGLMGGSPLLWAVLAGAVVLALLCGVLGWMLLNVLRGLTLSSLPLRLAVSRLLRQPWSTLSQLSAFSLSFMLLALLLVLRGDLLDRWQQQLPPESPNYFLINIATEQVPQVKAFLSEHQVIPEAFYPIVRARLTAINSQPTEGNSDEALNRELNLTWQDTRPDHNPIVAGSWPPAKGEVSMEEGLAKRLNVSLGDTVTFIGDTQAFSAKVSSLRKVDWESLRPNFFFIFPSGALDGQPQSWLTSFRWENGNAMLTQLNREFPTISLLDIGAILKQVGQVLEQVSRALEVMVVLVTACGLLLLLAQVQVGMRQRHQELVVWRTLGAGRRLLRTTLWCEFAMLGLVSGLVAAIGAETALAVLQTRVFDFPWQPDWRLWAVLPVCGALLLSACGGWLGVRLLKGKALFRQFNS; translated from the coding sequence ATGATTGCACGCTGGTTCTGGCGCGAATGGCGCTCTCCCTCGCTGCTGATAGTCTGGCTGGCGCTGAGCCTGGCGGTGGCCTGCGTGCTGGCGCTGGGCAATATCAGCGATCGCATGGAGAAAGGCTTAAGTCAGCAAAGCCGTGATTTTATGGCGGGCGACCGGGCGTTGCGCAGTTCTCGCGTCGTGCCGCAGGCGTGGATCGACGAAGCGCGTCAGCGCGGTCTGAAGGTGGGCGAACAGCTGTCCTTTGCCACCATGACCTTTGCCGGCGATACGCCGCAGCTCGCCAACGTCAAAGCGGTTGACGAGGTTTATCCGATGTACGGCGAACTGGAAACGCGTCCGCCGGGGCTGAAGCCGCAGCCGGGGTCGGTGCTGCTCGCGCCGCGGCTGATGGCGCTGCTCAATCTGAAACCCGGCGATACCATTGACGTCGGTGACGCCACGCTGCGCATTGCCGGCGAGGTGGTGCAGGAGCCGGATTCCGGCTTTAACCCCTTCCAGATGGCGCCGCGGTTGATGATGAATATCGCCGATGTCGAAAAAACCGGCGCTGTACAGCCGGGCAGCCGCGTGACGTGGCGCTATAAGTTCGGCGGTACGCCACAGCAGCTCGACGGCTATGAAAAATGGCTGTTGCCGCAGCTTAAGCCAGAGCATCGCTGGTACGGGCTGGAGCAGGATGAGGGCGCGCTCGGGAAATCGCTGGAGCGTTCGCAGCAGTTCTTACTGCTGTCGGCGCTGTTAACCCTGCTGTTGGCGGTTGCCGCTGTGGCGGTGGCGATGAGTCACTACTGCCGTAGCCGCTACGATCTGGTGGCGATCCTGAAAACCCTCGGCGCGGGCAGGGCGCAGCTGCGCAGGCTGATTGTTGGTCAGTGGCTGATGGTGCTGGCGCTTTCCGGCGTGACCGGCGGGGCGATGGGGCTGCTGTTTGAGAAGGTGCTGATGGTGCTGCTTAAACCGGTGCTGCCCTCGGCGCTGCCGCCCGCCAGCCTCTGGCCGTGGCTCTGGGCGCTGGGCACCATGCTGGTGATTTCGCTGCTGGTCGGTCTGCGTCCGTATCGCCTGCTGCTGGCGACGCAGCCGCTGCGGGTGCTGCGACGCGATGTGGTGGCTAACGTCTGGCCGCTGAAGTTTTATCTGCCGGTAGTGAGCGTAGTGGTGGTGCTGTTGCTGGCGGGGTTAATGGGAGGAAGCCCGCTGCTGTGGGCGGTGCTGGCAGGCGCGGTGGTGCTGGCGCTGCTTTGCGGCGTGCTGGGGTGGATGCTGCTCAATGTCCTGCGCGGGCTGACGCTTTCGTCGCTGCCGCTGCGCCTGGCCGTGAGTCGTCTGTTGCGTCAGCCGTGGTCGACGCTGAGTCAGCTTTCCGCGTTCTCGCTGTCGTTTATGCTGCTGGCGCTGCTGCTGGTGCTGCGCGGCGATCTGCTCGATCGCTGGCAGCAGCAGCTGCCGCCGGAAAGCCCCAACTATTTTCTGATCAACATCGCCACAGAACAGGTGCCGCAGGTGAAGGCATTTCTTTCAGAGCATCAGGTGATCCCGGAAGCGTTTTATCCGATCGTGCGGGCGCGCCTGACGGCGATTAACAGCCAGCCGACCGAAGGCAATTCCGATGAGGCGCTGAACCGTGAGCTGAACCTGACGTGGCAGGATACCCGTCCGGATCACAACCCGATCGTTGCTGGTAGCTGGCCGCCGGCAAAGGGGGAAGTGTCTATGGAGGAGGGGCTGGCGAAGCGGCTCAACGTCTCTTTGGGCGATACCGTGACTTTTATCGGCGACACCCAGGCGTTCAGCGCCAAAGTCAGCAGTCTGCGTAAGGTTGACTGGGAAAGCCTGCGGCCAAACTTCTTTTTTATCTTCCCGTCCGGCGCGCTGGATGGACAGCCGCAAAGCTGGCTGACCAGCTTTCGTTGGGAAAACGGCAACGCGATGCTGACGCAGCTTAACCGCGAATTCCCGACCATCAGCCTGCTGGATATCGGCGCAATCCTGAAGCAGGTCGGGCAGGTGCTGGAGCAGGTGAGCCGGGCGCTGGAGGTGATGGTGGTGCTGGTCACCGCCTGTGGCCTGCTGCTGCTGCTGGCGCAGGTGCAGGTGGGGATGCGGCAACGCCATCAGGAGCTGGTGGTCTGGCGCACGCTGGGAGCGGGCAGGAGACTGTTGCGAACCACGCTGTGGTGCGAATTTGCCATGCTGGGACTGGTTTCCGGACTGGTTGCGGCGATTGGCGCGGAAACGGCGCTTGCCGTATTGCAGACCAGGGTGTTTGATTTTCCCTGGCAGCCGGACTGGCGTTTGTGGGCCGTCCTGCCGGTTTGCGGCGCGCTGCTGCTTTCCGCCTGCGGCGGCTGGCTTGGCGTTCGTTTGCTGAAAGGAAAAGCGCTTTTCCGCCAGTTTAATAGTTAA
- the mnmH gene encoding tRNA 2-selenouridine(34) synthase MnmH, which produces MNDGTDYRALLSADTPLIDVRALVEFQQGAMPGAINLPLMNDEERAAVGTCYKRQGPEAALALGHQLVCGDIRQQRLEAWIAACRRHPHGYLCCARGGQRSHITQQWLREAGIDYPLIKGGYKALRQAAIAATEELVQKPIVLIGGCTGNGKTQLVQQRSDGVDLEGLARHRGSSFGRTLEAQLSQASFENLLAVTLLKKQTSRWVLEDEGRMIGSNHLPECLRARMAQATIAVVDDPFARRLERLREEYFVRMHHDFTHAYGEVQGWQEYSEYLHHGLFAIRRRLGLQRFAELSAKLEAALAEQRRTGSTDAHFSWLSPLLEEYYDPMYRYQLEKKADKIAFRGTFEEVADWLRG; this is translated from the coding sequence ATGAACGATGGTACGGACTATCGCGCGCTGCTTAGCGCCGATACGCCCTTAATTGATGTCCGCGCGCTGGTTGAATTTCAGCAGGGCGCGATGCCCGGCGCAATCAATTTACCGCTGATGAACGATGAGGAGCGCGCCGCCGTCGGCACCTGCTACAAACGTCAGGGTCCGGAGGCTGCTCTGGCGCTGGGTCATCAGCTGGTTTGCGGCGACATACGCCAGCAGCGTCTGGAGGCCTGGATTGCGGCATGTCGGCGACATCCGCACGGCTACCTGTGCTGCGCCCGCGGCGGTCAGCGCTCGCATATTACCCAACAGTGGCTGCGCGAAGCCGGTATCGATTACCCGCTGATTAAAGGCGGCTACAAAGCGCTGCGCCAGGCGGCGATAGCGGCGACGGAAGAACTGGTGCAAAAACCGATTGTGCTGATCGGCGGCTGCACCGGCAATGGCAAAACGCAGCTGGTTCAGCAACGGTCGGACGGGGTAGATCTGGAAGGTCTTGCGCGCCATCGCGGCTCGTCGTTTGGCCGCACGCTGGAGGCGCAGCTCAGCCAGGCGAGCTTCGAAAACCTGCTGGCGGTGACCTTACTGAAAAAACAGACCTCGCGCTGGGTACTGGAGGATGAGGGGCGGATGATTGGCTCGAACCATCTGCCGGAATGTCTGCGCGCGCGTATGGCGCAGGCGACCATCGCCGTGGTTGACGATCCGTTTGCGCGCCGTCTGGAGCGCCTGCGCGAAGAGTATTTCGTCCGCATGCATCATGATTTCACCCACGCATATGGAGAAGTGCAGGGCTGGCAGGAATACAGTGAATATCTGCACCACGGGCTTTTCGCTATTCGCCGCCGTCTGGGCCTGCAACGTTTTGCCGAACTGTCCGCGAAGCTGGAGGCCGCGCTTGCCGAACAGCGCCGCACCGGCAGCACCGACGCGCATTTCAGCTGGCTGTCGCCGCTGCTGGAAGAGTATTACGACCCGATGTACCGCTATCAGCTGGAAAAGAAAGCGGACAAGATTGCGTTTCGCGGGACGTTTGAAGAGGTGGCGGACTGGCTGCGCGGTTAA
- a CDS encoding SDR family oxidoreductase, with protein MQKSVLITGCSSGIGLESALELKRQGFQILAGCRKPEDVARMKSMGFTGVLLDLDSPESVDRAADEVIALTDNCLFGIFNNAGYGVYGPLSTISREQMEQQFSTNFFGAHQLTMRLLPAMLPHGEGRIVMTSSVMGLISTPGRGAYAASKYALEAWTDALRMELRHSGIKVSLIEPGPIRTRFTENVNQTQSDKPVENPGIAARFTLDPEAVVDKVRHAFVSEKPRLRYPVTLVTWAVMLLKRLLPGRLMDKILHG; from the coding sequence ATGCAAAAATCGGTCTTAATCACAGGTTGTTCCAGCGGAATTGGTCTGGAAAGCGCGCTTGAACTGAAGCGCCAGGGTTTTCAAATCCTTGCAGGCTGCCGTAAACCTGAAGATGTCGCCCGCATGAAGAGTATGGGATTTACCGGCGTACTGCTCGATCTCGACTCGCCCGAGAGCGTCGATCGCGCCGCCGATGAGGTGATCGCCCTGACCGATAACTGTTTATTTGGGATCTTTAACAACGCCGGTTACGGCGTCTACGGTCCCCTTTCCACCATCAGCCGCGAGCAGATGGAGCAGCAATTTTCAACCAACTTTTTTGGCGCTCATCAGCTGACGATGCGCCTGTTGCCCGCCATGCTGCCGCACGGCGAAGGCCGCATTGTCATGACCTCATCGGTGATGGGACTGATCTCCACGCCCGGACGCGGCGCCTATGCCGCCAGTAAATACGCGCTGGAAGCGTGGACGGATGCGCTGCGTATGGAGTTGCGCCACAGCGGGATTAAGGTCAGCCTGATCGAACCCGGCCCCATTCGCACCCGTTTTACCGAAAACGTCAATCAGACGCAAAGCGATAAGCCGGTGGAAAACCCCGGTATTGCCGCGCGGTTTACGCTCGATCCGGAAGCCGTCGTCGACAAAGTGCGCCACGCTTTTGTCAGCGAGAAACCCAGGCTTCGCTATCCGGTCACGCTGGTTACCTGGGCCGTTATGCTGCTGAAGCGCCTGCTGCCCGGACGCCTGATGGACAAAATTTTACACGGGTGA
- the ybbA gene encoding putative ABC transporter ATP-binding protein YbbA translates to MPAENIVEVHHLKKSVGQGEHELSILTGVELVVKRAETIALIGESGSGKSTLLAILAGLDDGSSGEVSLVGKPLHRMDEEARAQLRAQHVGFVFQSFMLIPTLNALENVELPALLRGEHSGQSREGAKALLEQLGLGKRLDHLPAQLSGGEQQRVALARAFNGRPEVLFADEPTGNLDRQTGDKIADLLFSLNREHGTTLILVTHDPQLAARCDRRLRLVNGLLQEEV, encoded by the coding sequence ATGCCAGCGGAAAACATTGTTGAAGTTCACCATCTTAAGAAGTCCGTCGGTCAGGGGGAGCATGAGCTTTCCATCCTTACCGGAGTTGAACTGGTTGTCAAACGCGCCGAAACCATCGCGCTGATTGGCGAGTCGGGTTCAGGCAAATCAACGCTGCTGGCGATCCTTGCCGGACTTGATGACGGCAGCAGCGGCGAAGTCAGCCTCGTCGGCAAACCGCTGCACCGCATGGATGAAGAGGCGCGCGCCCAGCTGCGCGCGCAGCACGTCGGCTTTGTTTTCCAGTCGTTTATGCTGATCCCGACGCTGAACGCGCTGGAAAACGTTGAGCTGCCTGCGCTGTTGCGCGGAGAACACAGCGGCCAAAGTCGGGAAGGGGCGAAAGCGCTGCTCGAACAGCTGGGGCTGGGTAAACGGCTTGATCATCTTCCGGCGCAGCTTTCCGGCGGCGAACAGCAGCGCGTGGCGCTGGCGCGGGCGTTTAATGGTCGTCCCGAAGTGCTGTTTGCCGATGAACCGACCGGCAACCTCGATCGCCAGACCGGCGATAAAATTGCCGATCTGCTGTTTTCACTGAATCGGGAACACGGCACGACGCTGATTCTGGTGACCCACGATCCGCAGCTGGCGGCGCGTTGCGACAGGCGTTTGCGTCTGGTGAACGGGCTGTTGCAGGAGGAGGTATGA
- a CDS encoding co-chaperone YbbN: MSVQNIVNINESNLQQTLEQSMTTPVLFYFWSERSQHCLQLTPVLESLATQYNGQFILAKLDCDAEQMIAAQFGLRAIPTVYLFQNGQPVDGFQGPQPEEAIRALLDKVLPREEELKAQQAMQLMQEGNYIEALPLLKEAWQLSNQNSEIGLLLAETQIALNRSEDAEAVLKTVPLQDQDTRYQGLVAQIDLLKQAADTPEIQQLQQQVADNPQDAGLAAQLALQLHQVGRNEEALELLFSHLRKDLAAGDGQVRKMFQEILAALGTGDALASKYRRQLYALLY; the protein is encoded by the coding sequence ATGTCCGTACAGAATATTGTCAACATTAACGAATCGAACCTGCAGCAGACCTTAGAACAGTCGATGACCACGCCGGTCCTGTTTTACTTCTGGTCTGAACGCAGCCAGCACTGTCTGCAATTAACGCCGGTGCTGGAAAGCCTGGCCACACAGTACAACGGTCAGTTTATTCTGGCGAAGCTCGATTGTGACGCCGAGCAGATGATCGCCGCCCAGTTTGGCCTGCGCGCCATTCCTACCGTCTACCTGTTCCAGAACGGTCAGCCGGTGGATGGCTTCCAGGGACCTCAGCCGGAAGAGGCGATTCGCGCCCTGCTCGACAAGGTGCTGCCCCGTGAAGAGGAGCTGAAGGCGCAACAGGCGATGCAACTGATGCAGGAAGGCAACTACATTGAGGCGCTGCCGCTGCTGAAGGAAGCCTGGCAGCTTTCCAACCAGAATAGCGAAATTGGCCTGCTGCTGGCGGAAACGCAGATTGCGCTCAACCGTAGCGAAGATGCCGAAGCGGTGCTGAAAACCGTTCCGCTACAGGATCAGGACACCCGCTATCAGGGGCTGGTAGCGCAGATCGATCTGCTGAAACAGGCGGCCGATACGCCAGAAATTCAGCAGCTGCAACAGCAGGTGGCGGATAATCCGCAGGACGCCGGACTGGCGGCGCAACTGGCGCTGCAATTGCATCAGGTGGGGCGTAACGAAGAGGCGCTGGAGCTACTGTTCAGCCATCTGCGTAAAGATCTCGCCGCCGGTGATGGCCAGGTGCGCAAAATGTTCCAGGAAATTCTTGCCGCGCTGGGCACCGGCGATGCGCTGGCGTCAAAATACCGCCGCCAGCTGTACGCGTTGTTATACTAA
- the tesA gene encoding multifunctional acyl-CoA thioesterase I/protease I/lysophospholipase L1: MVNFNNVFRWHLPFLFLILFTCRSVAADTLLILGDSLSAGYRMSASAAWPALLNDKWHSKTTIVNASISGDTSGQALARLPALLKQHQPRWVLVELGGNDGLRGFSPAQTEQTLRTILQNVKAASAEPLLMQIRLPANYGRRYNETFSAIYPKLASEFDIPLLPFFMEEVYLKPQWMQDDGIHPNRDAQPFIADWMAKQLSPLVKYES, encoded by the coding sequence ATGGTGAACTTCAACAATGTTTTCCGCTGGCATTTGCCCTTCCTGTTCCTGATCCTGTTTACCTGTCGGTCCGTTGCGGCTGACACGTTATTAATCCTGGGTGATAGCCTGAGCGCTGGCTACCGGATGTCCGCCAGTGCGGCATGGCCTGCGCTGTTGAATGATAAATGGCACAGCAAAACTACGATCGTCAACGCCAGCATAAGCGGCGACACCAGCGGGCAAGCGCTGGCGCGGCTGCCTGCCCTGCTAAAACAGCATCAACCGCGCTGGGTACTGGTCGAACTTGGCGGCAACGACGGCCTGCGCGGCTTCTCGCCTGCGCAAACCGAGCAGACGCTGCGCACGATTCTGCAGAACGTTAAGGCCGCCAGCGCCGAACCGCTGCTGATGCAAATTCGCCTGCCCGCAAACTACGGTCGCCGTTATAATGAAACCTTTAGCGCTATCTATCCAAAACTCGCCAGTGAGTTTGATATTCCTCTGTTACCCTTTTTCATGGAAGAGGTCTATCTGAAACCCCAATGGATGCAGGATGATGGTATTCATCCTAATCGCGATGCTCAGCCGTTTATCGCCGACTGGATGGCGAAGCAGCTGAGTCCTTTAGTAAAATACGAGTCGTAA